The DNA window TGGTAAAGATGGAGACTTTAGCGAAACCCGCTTCGTCGATGTCCTCAACGCAGATCTTGCCAAAAATATGGGAAATCTGCTGAATCGTACCCTGAAAATGGCTAAGAAGTATTGTGATGGGGCGGTTCCGGGGATTGATGTGGGGGCGATCGCTGACGATCATCCACTCAAATCCAAGGGGAGCGATCTGGCCGAGCAGGTGTCCCAAGCCTACAGCCGTCTAAGTTTCAGTCACGTTTGTGAGCTAGTCCTGTCGTTGACCCGTGCTAGCAACAAGCTGATTGATGATCAAGCTCCTTGGGCATTGTTTAAAGCAGGGAAGCAGGCCGACGTTGATGAACTCATTTACAGTGTCTTGGAATCGACTCGGCTAGCGGCCTATCTTCTATCTCCCATCATTCCTGATATTAGCAATGCCGTTTACCAGCAGCTTGGCTACACCCTTGACTTCAACCAGCCAGAGGCCGGGGCGATCGCTCCCTTCCCCCTCCACACCGTTTGGGGCTGCCTCCCTCCCGAACAACCCCTCGGAGAGCCCCAGCCCATCTTCCAACAGCTAGCTGTGCCCGAACTATCTACCCCGTCTTAAGGGCGTGCATCGTTGGAATCTATCCTGATCGTGAGTTTTTCTAATCTGCTGTTTTATTAACCCTTGAGCAACTCTGCTCTTCTTCATAAAAACCGAGGCATAACAAATGTTTGATCATATTGAGAAAGACTCTGTATTCACACCAGAGCAAGTTTTAGAAAATAGGGGTCGGGTAGCGATTTTCATTGATGGCTCCAACCTGTTTTATGCCGCATTGCAACTGGGCATTGAAATCGACTATACGAAGCTCCTTTGCCGCTTGACCGCCGGGTCTCGCCTGCTGCGCTCCTTCTTTTATACCGGTGTCGATCGCACCAATGAAAAGCAGCAGGGCTTTTTGCTGTGGATGCGGCGCAATGGCTATCGCGTCATCTCCAAGGATCTGGTACAGCTTCCCGATGGTTCCAAGAAAGCTAATCTAGACGTGGAAATCGCTGTAGACATGATGGCATTGGTGGGAGCCTATGACACTGCTGTGTTGGTGAGTGGCGACGGGGATCTGGCCTACGCCGTCGATGCCGTCAGCTATCGGGGAGTGCGCGTGGAAGTCGTCAGCCTGCGATCGATGACCAGTGACAGCCTCATCAACGTGGCCGATCGCTACATCGACCTCGATGGCATCAAGGAAGACATCCAAAAAACACCGCGCCACAACTACACCTATCGCCCTCTCTCGGGCATTGGTTTTGTAGATGATCCCGATGAAGAATAACGAGACGATCCCCTAGATCTGTAGATAGGAATCTGTGCATAGGAACGTAGGGTAGCCTCACGGCTACCCTGCAAGTGCGGGCGCTGTACAGGCGCTCTATCTTTCCATACTCAAAATCCCCCGTTATTCGGAGGATCTAGAAGGGTGGCCATCCATCAACGAGCGGGAATGTTAACCCCGTTAGCTGTTGATGGAAGACCTAACGTGACACAGACTTAGAGTTGCACGGACTTAGAGAGACTTAGAGTTGATCCAGTTGCGTTTTCAGCGCTTCTAGCTCTGCATCCACGGCTTGATCTTGGGGAGCAGCAGCCTCCGTGGTTCCCGCAGGTAGTTGACCTTGGCTAGGCGCAGCGCCAGTGAGCTGGGCTTTCATGGCTGCCAATTCATCATCCACATCACTGCCCGATTCCAAGGCCGCAAACTGATTTTCTAGATCATTGCTACCTAGCTCATAGGCCGCCTGGGAACGAGCTTCCATTTGCATCACCTTGTCTTCCATGCGCTCAAACGCAGCCATTGCGCCGCTGGTGCCCATGGAATTCATCGTGCTTTGCAGCTTCTCATTGGCCTTGGCCGCACTGGCCCGAGCCTTGAGCATATCCTTCTTGGTTTTGGCTTCCGAAATCTTGCCTTCTAGGGCAATCAAGTTTCGCTTGAGCTGATCAACATTGGTGAGCTGTTGATCCAACTGCGTCTTGAGCGACCCAGCTGCATCCGCTAACGACTTACGGCGACTGAGGGCTTCGCGAGCCAGATTTTCATCCCCTTTTTGGATCGCCAATTGAGCCCGTTGATACCAGGTATTGGCTTCAGACTGAGACTTGTCGTACTGCTGTTGGGTGCGTTTTTGGCTAGCGATCGCTCCCGCAACGGCCTGGCGCATTTGCACCAAGTCTTCTTGCATATCAATGATTGCTTGATCCAAGATTTTTTCTGGATCTTCGGCTGAACTGACAGCCGCGTTTAGGTTAGCCCGAACGAGCCGGTTAACACGGTCAAATAACCCCATGACTCTATGCTTTCCTTAAGCGTGGTGTACGACGGTAAGCAGCAATGTGGGTACAGGCTTGCCACAGCTACCGTTCCAAATCTAGCTTAGCCCACATACCTTCAGTGACGCCTTGCCAATAGTCTTAACACATCTCTTTCTGAGCAGAGCGGTTTGCCTATTGATTCACCTATTGATTCGCCCATGGATTCAGTAGACCCTGAGTACCAGCTTAGTCCACGGCCATCCCTCGTAGGGACTGAATCGTGGCGATCGCTACCTGAATGGTCTGATCGATCTCGGCGTCGGTGGTAAAGCGTCCTAAACCAAAACGTAGGGACGCTTGGGCTAGGGCATCCGATCGCCCCAAGGCTTTGAGGACGTGGGACGCGGACGGTTTGGCAGCCGTGCAGGCTGACCCAGAGGACACCGCCACGTGGGGCTGCAACCCCCGCAGCAATGCTCGCCCATCCATACCTTCAAGGCTGATATTCAGATTTCCGGGCAGGCGCTGGGTGGGATGTCCGTTTAAGTGAACTCCCCCCAGATCCCTGAGTGATGTCCAAAGGCGATCGCGTAGATGGCAGAGACGTTGAGTTTCCGACTCCAACTCAGCTAGACCAATCTCGACGGCCTTCGCAAAACCAACAATTTGGGGAGGGTAGAGGGTGCCCGATCGCCGCCCTTGTTCATGACCACCGCCGTGCATCTGGGGAGCAAGCTGCACTCGGGGATCGCGCCGTCGCACGTAGAGCGCTCCAATGCCTTTGGGCCCGTAGACCTTATGGGCGGTGATCGACAGCAGGTCAATCTGCATAGTTTGCACATTCAGCGGCATCTTGGCGATCGCTTGGGCCGCATCCGTATGGAACAAGACGCCGCGATCGTGGCAGAGGCGGCCAATTGCTTCTAGGGGCTGAATCACGCCAATTTCGTTATTGGCCGCCATCACCGACACCAGACGAGTATCTGGACGCAGGGCCGCTGCCAGTTGCCCAAGATCAATAAACCCATCGGGCTGCACCGGCAGATAGGTGATCTCAAAGCCCAAGGTTTCGAGATACTGACAAGGATCGAGCACCGCCCGATGCTCGGTTTGCACGGTCACCATATGCTTGCCCTGGGCAAAATAGGCTTCGGCAACCCCTTTAATGGCTAGATTATTCGCTTCCGTTGCGCCGCTTGTGAACACCAGTTCCTCCGGTGTGGCCCCGATCGCTTCCGCTAGAATCCGTCGCGATCGCTCCACCGCCGCCTCGGCTTCCCAGCCATATTGATGGGTGGCACTGGCGGGATTGCCGTAGTACTCGGTGAAATAGGGCAGCATGGCCTGCAGCACCCGTTCATCCAAGGGCGTGGTGGCATGGGCATCGAGGTAAATAGGACGGTGGGGCATGGCGATCGCTAGAGCTGACTCTGGGCCTGTTGCATTAACCGTTCAGCATTGGCAGCCCATTCAGGATTGCCTTGGGCAGAAAACAAATCCCGCGCATATTCCAGCACCTGGCGAGCATCGGCATACTTGCCCTGCTGCATAAACGCTAGACCGGCTCCGTAGTAGGCATTGGGATAGTTGGAATTGGACTCCGCGGCTTGCCGAAAGGCCCCGATCGCCGCCTCCAATTGCCCCTGCTGTAGATAGATGGTGCCCAGGCTGTAGTGGGCCTCGGTGTAGTTAGGGTTGAGGGCGATCGCCTGCTGGAAGGCTTGAATGGCGTCCTCTAACCGCTGTTCCTGCAGATAGCTCA is part of the Leptolyngbya sp. CCY15150 genome and encodes:
- a CDS encoding NYN domain-containing protein, coding for MFDHIEKDSVFTPEQVLENRGRVAIFIDGSNLFYAALQLGIEIDYTKLLCRLTAGSRLLRSFFYTGVDRTNEKQQGFLLWMRRNGYRVISKDLVQLPDGSKKANLDVEIAVDMMALVGAYDTAVLVSGDGDLAYAVDAVSYRGVRVEVVSLRSMTSDSLINVADRYIDLDGIKEDIQKTPRHNYTYRPLSGIGFVDDPDEE
- a CDS encoding IscS subfamily cysteine desulfurase, with amino-acid sequence MPHRPIYLDAHATTPLDERVLQAMLPYFTEYYGNPASATHQYGWEAEAAVERSRRILAEAIGATPEELVFTSGATEANNLAIKGVAEAYFAQGKHMVTVQTEHRAVLDPCQYLETLGFEITYLPVQPDGFIDLGQLAAALRPDTRLVSVMAANNEIGVIQPLEAIGRLCHDRGVLFHTDAAQAIAKMPLNVQTMQIDLLSITAHKVYGPKGIGALYVRRRDPRVQLAPQMHGGGHEQGRRSGTLYPPQIVGFAKAVEIGLAELESETQRLCHLRDRLWTSLRDLGGVHLNGHPTQRLPGNLNISLEGMDGRALLRGLQPHVAVSSGSACTAAKPSASHVLKALGRSDALAQASLRFGLGRFTTDAEIDQTIQVAIATIQSLRGMAVD
- a CDS encoding PspA/IM30 family protein codes for the protein MGLFDRVNRLVRANLNAAVSSAEDPEKILDQAIIDMQEDLVQMRQAVAGAIASQKRTQQQYDKSQSEANTWYQRAQLAIQKGDENLAREALSRRKSLADAAGSLKTQLDQQLTNVDQLKRNLIALEGKISEAKTKKDMLKARASAAKANEKLQSTMNSMGTSGAMAAFERMEDKVMQMEARSQAAYELGSNDLENQFAALESGSDVDDELAAMKAQLTGAAPSQGQLPAGTTEAAAPQDQAVDAELEALKTQLDQL